The genome window ccacacaaacgTACATATACAAGCCCCCCTGCCTAAAGACGAAACATCTTGACAGGTTGTTGCCTAAAACAGAGGAgtaggaagatgtttttgTAAGGGGGTGCTTTGCAAATCTGGGGGTCCGGGGGCTTGCCCCAGGAAAATTTTGGCACTCTACATTCCCAGAGATTAATTCTGAGCAAATTTGGTATAAAATTATCAGTATCAAAATTTAAATTAATTCTAGATCTATACGTGCATGAGTTTACCTGGATTAATTGTTCTGCTATATACTTTAAATGTATATAGAATCTGTTAAGTGGGTAtgaatatacaataaaaaaCTGATTGCATTGTGTCATTGTACTTCGGAGGAATGTTTCAATCTTCGCAGTGAAAAAACGAACGTTCTAACTACAGCATGTCTATTTTAGGATCCAATTACACTTgatctatagtctagctacccTCTTTAGTAGCTGTTCATGGAAACTTACTACCATTGATGTCAAAAATGAGAGGAGACTACGTACTTGCTTGTTGGTACTTGCTTGTTGCAGGTGCTTGCTCTTTATAAGAGATATCTACGAttagtctcatggatcagccccTCCTTCTCAGGAGGGGCTGATACGATGTGGTTCATCTAGCTGACCTTTCTACTGTGTACGTAACTATGCTAGTATAGCTTAGCTACTAGCTTGACTTCTAGCTGTTCTGAACTTCATGGAGCAAataggtaaggtagcttgagataagggggtgctccagcaccctgagcacccgtgcttcctacgccactgtaaAAGACGACACATCTTGACTCGCAcaagagcacacacacacacacacacacacacccacaccccacacacccacccacacacacacacccacacacacaaacgtacACATACAAGCCCCCCTTCCTAAAGACGAAACATCTTAACACCTAAAGATGACACATCTTGACAACCAAGGCTCGCAcaagagcacacacacacacacacaagcccACCACCTGTTTACTATGTTACAGGTTTTTGCAGGCGAAACGTACACATAAAACCAAAGCTCACATATAAATAGGTCCACCACTGTAAGTATAGCAAAGTGTAGCATTGTAAGCTTACCTAGATGTATCACAGTGAATCCCATTAGGCGTGTTGCTACACGTACATATCTGCAGGACGGTGCAGCAGCTCAGCAGGTGGTGGCATCAATGGTGGGTCCGCAGCTAGATCATTACAAATGCGCCATACAAAACATATGTAAATAGCATTTGGGACAAGAGCTATACCTATAGGGTtagagctagatctatagttcAGTTGCTCCTGTTGCTAGCACCTGTATGAGTGCCCCGTTGAGGAGTTGTGTCAAGAGCATCGATGCGTCTCAACAACACTCCAGAAGGGTGCTTCCTTCGGTTGAAGTTTTGTTGATGGGATTGATAGCATTCGCTTCTTCTTTGCATACCTTCCAGGTTCACCAGTACCATGCTTTCTAATTAAGCTGTTGAGCTCGGCACAAATGCAACACCAGTGTGAGGAAAATATTGAGCTAACCTTGAGACCGCCATTGTAGTTTGTGCTCGTGCTCTCATCATCGTGCTCTATCTTTAACATCTTCGCTCTTTGTGAATAGAGCTATTTCACATGCACAAGAAATTATTAACACAATTAAGCTACAATTTTGTGCCTTACTCTTTTCTGGAATCCGCTTATTGAGCACCACAGACTCTCTTCTTCCTGGTTGACTATCGTTATAGGTTCATCGACGAGATTCATAGTACCGATGAATCGCACCTATATAAATTCACATGaataactattataataactatTAACACTAACGTTTAAGGAGACGATCTTCACAATGAGCACCATTTCATTTGAGAGAACAAGAACTCAAACACTTTTTGATTGTGTTCAGATTGATATCTACAGCAAGTTCAGAAAACCAATGGTATATATGTACGactgataataataataaattaatactTACAACTGATCTCCAGCAAAATTTTCCGAAGCATTGTCGTGCAATTTTAATGCAATTTTTTATGTAATATATATGTAAGTGTTTGTAAGATCTAGTATAATCATTTCTCGTAATACATCACGTACCGAGAGTTCTGAAGGAATTTTCATCCGATTCTTGCCGCCACTGTCAGGAGTATTTATACTTGACCTATACATTTGCCTGGTTTCTTCCAAATCCTTACTGAGCTGACCCACCTTCTCTTCAAGTATGGCATGGGCAGACAACACCTAAAATGAATACAACGTGGTAATTATGCTAGTCTCTCTAAATGCTCAGGTTTACAATCATCAGTTGGTTTGGTTTTGCTGTCCTAGTTATACATTCAGTGTGGGATATTTCATTGCTGGACCTACCTTAAACAAGCATGCGCCGTATAAAAGGGGCGTAGCAGGCCAGATGGCGCATAAGAAAAAAATGGCAACTGTTTGCGAGTCTTTACAAAACCATCTGACAAACCCTTACTTATGCAGAAATACGCCCCTTTTTGGGCCTGCAGAGCCACGTGGGCATTACGCAACAGCTAGGACAAGACTTGGTTTCTAAAAATGGCTAATCGTAGAAAACGACCGCGCCACAGTTTTGACTGCTATCTTGGCTCTCCTGAAGAGAAACAAGCTCTACAGGCAAGGATAGAGAGAGTGAGGAAGAAGCTATCGCCTGCTGGACGTACCATTGACAACCTTTCTCTCATAAACGCCATGCTAGACGCTGTAGAAGAGAAACTAGCTAGTGCTGATGAAGGTACGCCCACAAGTGATCAAGGGTCTGTTAGGCCCTTCTTGAGAGACAATAGTGAGTGTAATAGCCTTCTTTTTACCTAGTTATACAGTCCTGTTCTATCAGGGATGTACACTGGTGATAACAGTCCTGATGATCAGACCTTGTTCATCACTGAGAAGCGCTGCTTTGATGATTTGATGACAGGGCTGGCGTCATCGTGCTCGGAGTGTTTGGTTCGAAGTTGTTGGCGACTGGACTCTGTGATTCAGGTAGTTTGTTTTAGCTTGTTTACACTATATGCGTGATTGTTTTATTAGAAAGGGCACGTCATCAGAGTTTTGTACTCTTGTCGTCACTGCCGGCACCAGAAGAGATCATGGTCTAGCTCTCGCGTGTTTGGAGGACACTTCCTCGTCAATCAAAAGTAATTATTTGGCCGCACCATCACTATACTGATTAATTTACTCTTATAGGATGGTACACTCTTTCACTTGTGCTGGGATCATTCCATCCCAGTACATACATCTCTCTATGTTCGCTGGACTGGGCACAGTTGGTCATGCTTACATCCGGAGAGGTATATTATGGTACAAAGACATGTACTTCACTAACTTTCTCTTTCACAGTATACAATAACAACAGCTACCTAGAGATTGTGGCCGCGGCAGCTGAACACTCCATGCAGTCGGCTGTAGAGGAAGTCAAGGCTCTGCCACACTACAGCACTAAGGGAGAAGTACGTTGTTGAATTTGTTGAATAATTTGTATTTATTTTATTGATTATTCTATTTCAGTGGGTGATAACCGACGCTAGGCATGATTCCACGGCCAATGCGTATCATACGACGAAGGTATGTTAGTTAGTGtttagtacatacatgtactaagtgTTGTAATTTTTAGCACTCATAAGATCCTTGGCATCTCCACCATCTCTCGGACAGAGCACTCGGTAGCTCAGACCAGAGAATTGCAGTGTACCAAGGTTGTTCTTCCCCAAGTCATTGCTAGAGGTAAATGTAACTAACTAACTACGTAATATTTCATTGTATACTAATGATTGTCTCAGGTCTGAATGTTACTGAGGTTGGGCATGACATGCAAGCTCAGGTTGCTAAGTACGTGACACACACCCTCAATCTCATCAACTCCTATGACACATGGCACGGTATGCTGCATATTATTGGATACATGTAAACCACTATCAGGTACTAAGAACGTAGCCCGGGAGCTCAAGAAGGTCACAGAGGGTCGGGTCAGAGATCGGAACATAACGTGGTTCCCCTGAACTCTCTGATAAAAACTCTCTGATAAACGTAAGTGAAGATGATGTTGAGGTACGTATACGTCACTGATAAATGTCTATTGATTTAGGGCGCAGTGTAACTGGGCCATGAAGAACTGTGGTGAGGACCCTAACGTTCTACAGCAGATGGCTCTCAACATCCCCAACCACTACAAGGTAAATGTCATCGCCCATTACTGTACTGACTCCAAACTGCTCGTACAGGGTGATCATTCTAACTGCCATGCCTCGTCTCCCTGTCGTATGGCTCAGATTACCAACAAGAAGGCAGAAGAGGAGCTCCTTAGGTGCATCAAGGCTACCTACGTCTTCAAGAATGCGGATGCTTTCTGTCGGGTAATGATAGTAATTTTATTACCGAAAAAAAACTTCCTGTCATGTAGTGTCGGGACACGTTCTGGGTAGAGTCATTCAACCACCAGCTGCTGATGTACTTGTCCAAACGTATCCACTATTCTGACAAGACTTTTCTCATGAGAATGAACCTGGCCGTACTTGACTGGGTAAGATGATTACAAAATTTATTTTAAAATGAATTTGTGTGTTGTCATTAGAACGAGAATGTGAATCGTGCCCACACCAGTAAGAGAAAGGTTAAAGACCTTCGCCGTCCTGACAGGCGTACTGACATGAAAGCTCTCGTGAGTAAGTCTtatcattttgctggtatgcTTTGGACAGAGTATGTCGCAAGGAACGGCGTCGATTTGAggtatgtgtacgtgtgggtatgtgtacgtgtggaaaagttgtgtgtgtgttcctaAGCAATCGGGTCACTGGCTCTCATATTCTCCCCTCAGCTCAGCAATGGTGGAATTTTTAGTAGTGAGCATCTTTTTCAACTTACGTTATTACAGTGAGTTTGAGGATATTGAGCCAGATGGTGACAACGATGAAGACTGGCATGTTACCCCCCCTTCTGCCTAGTGATGATATGGAGTCAGATTCAGATAGCGACGACAGAGAAtaggtattataattaattacaaaACACAACATTCTAAAGTTCCATATTCTCTGCATCGAATGTCGACAAATAGTCCCTGTAGGTCCCATCGACACTAGGGTATCGCCTTCTTATTTCCTGTGTAATGATAACTGTAAGCAATTTCCGCAGTAACTAAAATTATACTTACTACAATCACACATTTGGGCATTATGTCCCTTTTGTCATGCCTGACAGTCTGCCTCTCCTTCCTCCTCAGGTACTCCTCATCTCCCCACAGACCCACGTCCTGGAGCAACCTCCAAAACTTCCGATACAACCGGTGCCTCTTTTCATCATTTGCTGGATGAGGTCCACAGGCACCGGTTAGGAAGTCTGGAGGAAGAGCAATCACACACGGCCCACAGAGGCAGTGTGGACAGCAGTCCTGCAGTCCCTGTAAGACAGGGACGAGGGCAGAGTCTCTGTAACCCCGTGGATGACTTGGAGAGAGAGCTGCGGACAAATAAGTTTTAATAAAATATCATTGATTATCATGTTTAttaacctcgattatccggccctcgattatccggaacctcgattatccggcttggcagttttctttttaatcagattacataattcagaaaatgggcgtgtccctcaaatgcgcatgcgcgttgcagctgttaccatggagacatgcctgcttttcttttgcgcatgcgcagacaacatgtggcactgctgttcatcaataaagtgggtggatcaaggcgtggtttatctattcgattatccggcatattcacttatccggcctgcttctggaaccaaggtgtccggataatcgaggttctactgtaatagGTGGCATTGGCTGATCTGGGATGGCGTCTGGGACAGCCTCCCACCTAAGCTTCACCGTCTTCCTGAGTCCTGCCTCCCGGAGCTCTTTAACTACTTTATTTATTTTACTAACGACCACTTGTGGTGGAGTGTCTTTATATTTAACTGTTACCTgtacatggtataattatgacctcgATCTCTTCTTTGGAAGCCATTGTTATTATAACTTATGGCCATGTGGATATTGCACGTGGCCTGGAATGAGCATGTTTTGTTGGTTTATGTGCGTGTACAAGAGCTGAGTTCTTATCATTTTCAAACTAGGCGCCATTTTGTTCGCAATGATTTTACTTCCGGCCTGCTACTTTCCTTTTATACCGCAGCGGAGGCTGCATGATCGCGATTGCTTGCAACGAACGCGTACTGTTTATAAACGCGACATTCTCgtttaaggtgacatattttcacaggtagatttgtttgcgtttttacagttttgtacattttgcggtataattttttgcgaaatgtcgatctggatacaaGAGGgcagggcggccaattatatgcgagtactaatttttgcgattttactctcattcgcagaaatagcagaaattaatacacgcgaaaatatgtcaccttaaggtatacaAAATGGTAATGGGGACACCAAATCTAGAGCTCAGAGCGACCAAttggcgcaagctataatttttgcgatctatataCCAGCAGAGTACGCATCGATATGCTTAGTGTGCACATATcgcctgagttatgcgcgttggaaactcgaagttgtaaaacagcagtattgagaaacgcccactcaaagattgctaaatttGGGAAAAgttagacaaagcgctttggtggaaagagttggattcagtttacagagaggtagtagaaagacCAAGAAAAAAATTTATGACTGTAgtgctcaataccaatatctgctccaattggtctgtttgcCTTGCTGGGCTTATCAAGCTCATCAATGAACCAAACCTAAATCACCTGTAGTGCAGTCACAGTTGATGACTGCTACATTACTTGTCAAGGGAGCAATGAAAATGAAGGAGAAGATGAAGGAGAAGCGGGCAAGCAACAAGATGATATTTGTGAGTCTATTCTTGGTCTCAATGACTACCTTACCACCACCGCAATACCAATACCACCGCAATAACCAACCTTCATCAAATGTCACGCTCAAACCTTGTGCAAGTTAAGAGGCAGCAGTAATACATTTTGGCAATGAAGCAGAGACACCAAGTTAAGCGAACGTACACTGATGAGCAGACAGCCAGAATGGAACATTAAACACCAAACACAAGCAATGATTCAAGACCATGCTTAAAGAGGGAGCAAAAAAAAAGCTGAGCTCAGGAGATGGATTTTAAAGACTCAGGTACGAATTAGAAAGGGTCAGAGCGTAAGCAGCGCCCTGTGGCTGATATTACACGAGAATTCATCAGCGAAATTGTGTTGAGGATACCCTCTGAGTTCGCCCTTTTCTTGGAGCAACCTACTGCTCTTGTTGGAAAAAGAATCAGAATCAAACAGAAGTTTCAACAACTTAACGAAACGATTGACTTTTTTAGTGGAGATGTATTATAAATAGCCAGGACGCAATCTATTACTGAAACATCGTCTCTTAAATTCACTTAGAGAAACACTCCTCGATCGTCTTCTTCAATGAGAGGTACTACCTGGCATTGCTTCTTGGGTTTTAGAAACAGAACTCAGTAGACAATTATCCCTAAGGGCGTACCCAAAACGACGAAGAGTTTGTCTGTCCCCAGTGTGACGATCGAATAGGCCTATGGTGACTGGTCCAGCCTAGCAGGTTCTCTGAGACTTCTTTACTGTGaccctagtccacagtgcatatatctgtTCTCAAATTTAGTTCTGAGTGCTAGCCCGAATCCCCATATCttttgcatgtgtaattaatcatatAGGCGTGGCCACGTATTATCTActgctatatatagtgtatagtgttgtcgagaagctagtctgaaaccagaagaggccgTCGGGATGTTTTGAACTCTGTTTCTGTAcagcttcttctggcttcagactagtgtgcaagccttctcgacaacacacAGCTCGACAACACACAGCTAGCCATCTCGAcgagagcataagccacagcttcacaggaaacaaatatttgttaaaattaatacggaaagaaacttAGTAAACAAACAATTTTACAGTATAAGTTTAACGAGTTACCCAGATGGGTAACTCAGTTCGTAACTCAgttcgcgcatgtgcactagcAATAGACaacaccaggccgtattttaatcggcctggtctcgaggctagtgctGTGCTAGTCAGTATACCTAGTTCTTCTGGTACCTAGTTTCTTTGTAGCTCTGTAATGAGTATGACAAAAAATGCGACAACAGTATCTTGCTTTAAATAGTGGAAGATATGGATGTTAAAAGTAGAATGCTGCCCATTGAGTTTGCCCTGCGGTCTGCTGTAATCTTCGCCATGTTTTTCACGAAGAGCATCTCGTTGTTGCACACTCATCAGCTTTCCTAGCTTTCCTCTTTTTAACGCACGTCTGGTACACAGTATCCATATTCAGGCTGCAATTAGTTCCTGCAATTAGTTCCTGTTTCAATTCTTGAGCTGACCTGAACTTTGACCTGAACTTTGTATTAATAACGTTGATGAAGAGCGAACCAAATACTTGTAAAAGTCTTGTGGACAGACAATTATAACGCCATGCGTATGCTAGAATTTTGATGGTCAACGTAGGTGCTATAGTACTAGGCCTGATTGTAGTCAGGCTGCAGCCCAGCAGACTGTTATGGACTTGGCGCCACTGTACATCAAAATTACTTAGTACTGAGACATAGTTGCTGGTAAGCTAGCTACACGTGCACCTGACAGCTACTTTGACCTTCATTGAGTAGGTGGGACAGAAACAGACAGGTAATTACTACATTGTGGCATTGTGGTTGCTACGGAAAACCACTTCACTGGATCACTGCAGCTGAAAATACGATCCCGTACCTAGAGCaaagtttagcttttgctcgcttttattcgagaAAGGAGAtactgtaaacgcagtgcttgtggcggcatccaggtgagtagaaaatcCTTtagtttacaagttcaatggtggctcatgatttCCACTAACTAAGCCTAAATACAAAGCTACTCACCAGATCCAAGATCCAAGAAGTGTTTGCTTACTAAACAGGCGCTCAGTCAATTGTATGCATTGCCGCCAGCACTCAAATTCCCCATTCACAATATCACGGAGTGCAATAATCAAGAAGTATAATATCCAATTTTTCCATTGGTCTTGGTCTGTTGATTCCAGAAGGAATTATGAATGAACTAACTCTTTCCTGTATTTTGTTCAACTGAGCAGCAGTAATGTAGTCCTTAGCAATCAAGATATTATCTTTAAAATTTAAAAAATACTTTTGCAGAACCTAAAAACAGATGAGTCAACATATTCGGAGCATCAAAGTACACAAAGTGCCGATTTCAAACGCATGTTCCAATTTTTCCAATTTGTGACGGCCACAGATCCAGGAAATTCTTTTAAGCACGAGCAGAAAACCACATATTTTACGACCAGCGGGAAGATCACGCACTTATTTTCATACCATACCATCCCAAAGTTTGAGGACCTTCAATTATGCTGA of Halichondria panicea chromosome 9, odHalPani1.1, whole genome shotgun sequence contains these proteins:
- the LOC135341213 gene encoding uncharacterized protein LOC135341213 — translated: MANRRKRPRHSFDCYLGSPEEKQALQARIERVRKKLSPAGRTIDNLSLINAMLDAVEEKLASADEGTPTSDQGSVRPFLRDNRMYTGDNSPDDQTLFITEKRCFDDLMTGLASSCSECLVRSCWRLDSVIQKGHVIRVLYSCRHCRHQKRSWSSSRVFGGHFLVNQKMVHSFTCAGIIPSQYIHLSMFAGLGTVGHAYIRRVYNNNSYLEIVAAAAEHSMQSAVEEVKALPHYSTKGEWVITDARHDSTANAYHTTKILGISTISRTEHSVAQTRELQCTKVVLPQVIARGTKNVARELKKVTEGRVRDRNITWFP
- the LOC135341847 gene encoding uncharacterized protein LOC135341847 isoform X3, which translates into the protein MKNCGEDPNVLQQMALNIPNHYKGDHSNCHASSPCRMAQITNKKAEEELLRCIKATYVFKNADAFCRCRDTFWVESFNHQLLMYLSKRIHYSDKTFLMRMNLAVLDWNENVNRAHTSKRKVKDLRRPDRRTDMKALVMSLRILSQMVTTMKTGMLPPLLPSDDMESDSDSDDRE
- the LOC135341847 gene encoding uncharacterized protein LOC135341847 isoform X1, encoding MKNCGEDPNVLQQMALNIPNHYKGDHSNCHASSPCRMAQITNKKAEEELLRCIKATYVFKNADAFCRCRDTFWVESFNHQLLMYLSKRIHYSDKTFLMRMNLAVLDWNENVNRAHTSKRKVKDLRRPDRRTDMKALVSKSYHFAGMLWTEYVARNGVDLSSAMVEFLVVSIFFNLRYYSEFEDIEPDGDNDEDWHVTPPSA
- the LOC135341847 gene encoding uncharacterized protein LOC135341847 isoform X2 — translated: MKNCGEDPNVLQQMALNIPNHYKGDHSNCHASSPCRMAQITNKKAEEELLRCIKATYVFKNADAFCRCRDTFWVESFNHQLLMYLSKRIHYSDKTFLMRMNLAVLDWNENVNRAHTSKRKVKDLRRPDRRTDMKALVSKSYHFAGMLWTEYVARNGVDLSEFEDIEPDGDNDEDWHVTPPSA